In Gossypium arboreum isolate Shixiya-1 chromosome 3, ASM2569848v2, whole genome shotgun sequence, the sequence ATACTATTATAATATTGTACATTAACCTAACTCGAAGCTTGACACGATTTAACCCATAAACTCCtctactttaatatatatatatatatatatatatataatgagttTGGGTTTGATATATATAAGGCAAAGGCGAATCTGACGAAGGATAAACAAGGGCTTAGGTCctccaaaaatgaaaaaaattataactcaattttatcataaaataataaaattacactttaacttcgaaaaataatatatatttaatctctttaaaattctcaaataatttgtaatttaatccccatctctaattttttttaaatgatgaTAATAATCTATAATTTCATAAGTTGGAAGCCTATCTCGTGTCATATTATTAATCTCATGTATGCAACATAAAAATTTACTATCAATTAAATTTCGACCCACCCAATATGtgcttaaaaattatttttataataaagtaTTTAATTGCTAGATATTTACTATCAATATTAAATTTCAGGAATCGGTCAACTAcataaaacttttcaaaaaatgtttttaaagttaaaagatataataatataattttatggatgattacattatttatttaaaattaagattaaaaattacattttatgtCCAAAAATATATTTGACAAAAAATTAAGTCCATTAAAATACAAGTATACATGGGTTTTAGTATATATCTAAAATTCAAATCTAAATCCAAAcctaatttaatctatttttatctttataatttatgtgatttatcaaaatattttaattttaaaaataatataaaagagcTTAAAACGAATATGAGTTAATCACTTATAAATATGTGCGAGCTTACTACTATTTCTCCTAGATGTAAGAGATAAAAAGTTATCTAAGCCTTAAACTCATAATTGCTATCAACTGAAGATACAAACCTTTTATCAATATAGTTATGACTGAatgaataaatacataaatttatCAAGTGTGGTCTGAGTTCGAAATCGCTTAATTACGTTAGTTGTTTGAACTTTGCACTATTATtgtaatccaaaaaaaaaaacataaattcgACTTTATTCATCAACATAGCTTAACTTTTCAGATCAtaccatttttatattttatataaaaggtAGATATCTATTCTTTTTacataaaaagtaaatataattatttactgAAAAATGTATAGTATTAATTACTACTACTATTTCTGTTAGGGTTAATATTTGATACTCGACGTATGGTGTATTTTTTTATTCCACAAGCAATTTTAAAAAACTTCCGCATGTATCTTTCTCTTATAGAAAAAAATCAAAGTTATCTACACATTTATCGTTATATctatgattaaatcgatttattttatTTGAAGATAAAGTAACATTTAGTCCTTGAACTTAACAATTTTTCTCAACTTAACCCTTGAACCTTTTTTTGGTCCACATTAATTCATAAACTTATATTTTTCCCAGGTTTAGTGCATGTGACGATGCAACACTCTAAAACTATGTCATgtcttaaaatgaaaaaaatatatatatattttacataatgATATGTCACAACCTCATAACGTCACACCATCTCACATACCAAAACTAGAAAAATTGCTAAGTTCATAGACAAGAAAAAACCAAGGACCAAgttgaaaaaaattacaaattttaatgaCTAAATATAACAGtatcccttttatttatttataaaagtaaTGATATGACCAGCCGAAACAATTTCAGCCTTCGAAAAACCCTACCGACcacttaaaatatataaaaataaataaaattccatttttctttttataaaataaagtttttaaattttataaaatttccaGTCAAATGTCAAATACACGCCCAACGTgctgttttgttttcttttttcttttttcttttccttcttcccTCAATTTCACCATAAAAGAAACACCGTTTTCATGGCGTTTAATTTTTTTCAACTTTCCTTCCTTTTTATATAAATCCCATTTCATCTCTTCCATTTTCATCCCCCAAATTTCATCTCTTTTCTCTCCTTCTGACAGTGTCTTCAAATGGCGTCCAAAGCTTTAATGAAGCCAACCTTGAACTTTAAACATGGTACCCTAAAGAACAATGAAGCTCAAGTTCAGTTACATTCTTTTGGTCAAGTTTGTTTCCCGGGAAAGAATGGGTTTTCTTCGTCGAGAAAATCTGCTGTCGTCTCAGTAGTAACAACGAAGACAGCATCGCCAGCGACGGTGGTGGCAGTGCCTGTGAAAACTGGTTCGACGGTTTTGTTATCCCAGAAATGGAGAGAAATCCAGGGGTTAAACAACTGGGAAAGCTTGGTGGAACCTTTGCATCCTCTCCTTCGAAACGAGATAATCCGATATGGCGAGTTCGTTGCCGCTTGTTATAAGGCTTTTGATCTCGACTCGAACTCGAAACGTTACTTGAATTGTAAGTATGGCAAAAAGAACATGTTGAAAGAAGTGGGAATGGATGATTCTGGGTACGAAGTGACCAAGTACATTTACGCCACCCCAGACGTCAACATCCCAATCCAGAACGACGCCGCACCTGGTCGTTGGATTGGGTACGTAGCCGTTTCATCGGACGAAGTGACGAAACAGTTAGGAAGAAGAGACATGTTGGTTACGTTCAGAGGGACGGTGACGAACCACGAATGGGTAGCCAACTTTATGAGCTCACTAACCCCAGCACGCCTCGATCCACTCCATGATCGCCCAGACGTGAAAGTAGAATCCGGGTTTTTAAGCTTATACACATCGGAAGAAGCCGAGACCAAGTTTGGCCTTGAGAGTTGCCGGCAACAGCTATTATCCGAGGTTTCGAGGCTAATAAACAAATACAAAGGCGAAGAATTAAGTATCACTTTAGCTGGTCATAGCATGGGAAGTGCTTTAGCCCTACTATTAGCCTATGACATATCAGAGCTTGGGTTAAACAAAGCTGATGATCATCGTAAAATACCAGTCACAGTGTTCTCTTTCGGGGGACCAAGAGTTGGTAACTTGAGCTTCAAGCAAAGATGTGAACAATTAGGGGTTAAAGTATTAAGAATTGTGAATGTCAATGACCCCATCACCAAGCTACCAGGTGTGTTATTCAATGAGAATTTTAGGGGTTTCATCGGCGGCAGCAGATATGAATTCCCCTGGTTCGCTTGCTCCTGTTACGTCCACGTCGGGGTCGAATTAGTCCTCGACTTTTTCAATGTTCAAAACCCTTCATGTGTTCATGATCTTGAAACCTACATCAACTTACTCAAATGGCCTCAAAGATTAGGGATTCAAAAAGAGGGTTTTGATTGGATGAACAAAGCTAGGGATTTGCTTACAAGTGCTCAAAGCCTTAACATCAATTTGATGCTATGGAAAGATGTTGCAATCAACATGGTAAACATGGTTCAATctcaaagaacataaaaaaaatgtatattttGTTATCTGTTGTTAGTTTTGTATATTATTAACCCTAGGGCTAGACTTAAAAAGGTGAAAAATTAGCTAACTTTTACATTTAGGGTAAATATTTTTGTAATCtctaagaaaaataaagagattatCTTGAAACAATAACAACTTAGTGTATAGATTATTATTTAAAGGCTATTCTTTTGCATTTTTGTTTAcacttaatatatataatagaattATCCGATGATCAAACTCGAGATGAGGGTTAATTGAATAAAGATAAAGGTATAAAGATGATTAGATGATCGGACTCTGCATTGATGTATGCATTTGGGGTTCAATCAATAGCTCACATGAATGCTTGATTATAAgcaacttttttatttttgatttaacCCTAACCTTATTTATGGTAATAGTTATCTTTCTGATTATGAAAAATTACCTTCCTTTTATTCATTATTAGCATCGTTCTCGTTCAcatatttagaatttaatctctacttttattttcaaaagtttattttttgtattttcagATTTAAAATTTATGTCCAGTTGTTATCTTCgttaaaattcttctattaaatttcttgttgtatcattctaaattaatatatattcaattGGAAGTCAtgtaacattaaaaataatgttCAAAATATTGATTAGAATTTTCTTAAAAACACTTGCTCAAAGGTCAACATTTGATTAAAGtagttaacaatattaactatttagattaactaatgacattataaaagtaAAGGAACCGAATTATCTAAAAAATGAAGTATATTATAAAAACTACACGTCAATCGCTAAGACTCTTAAaacattcaaattatatataagcatataatattttaatataaaaattaaaaatattaactatttcgaactaattaataatattataaagtgATCAAATcatgttaaaaattaatatatatatatatatatataatatatatcaaatttaagcatattaaagaaccaaaattaaaatttaattatttttttacaatgaaaaggaaaaaaagtatACCCATGTGTCATTGGAAGGAAAATCCTTTCATCTTTCTATAGATATATAATTGTTATAAATTTGTAAAGGAAAAGATATAGATTGTTATAAAGGGTAAATTTTACGTGTATTTATGGACCGACTATTTGACTTCATGGATTTCATGAACGTTTTCGACGTGAAATCAATAGGATGGTGTGGTTTTATGTTGTTTAATATTAGATGTATTTGTAATGAATATATTTATaacttacataatatataaatataaaatattttaaccaCGTCGATTGAGTATTAACTCGATTGGTATGGTTATTACTGTCAATGAGGAAAGACATAAGTTTTAGTGCTCTGAAAGCGCATTAACATCCTATTTATGAGTTAGGAGGGGTTATGGGTAGTTCTAGGTATTTGtgtaaaaaaaaacatatataaacaGAACCTATGATGAGATTGCTCAAAAAAAGATAATTTAACTACAATTATGATACCATACAATATATGATCGAAAGAATGATAAATCAACCCTAGAATGTTGCTTTCATTGACTTTACtcgataaattaaaaaattttgaaaattttatatccTCAAGATGTCGAGATATGATATTCGTGTTCACCAGGGATGAgtttagaaaattataaaaagaaattgGAATTGATTTTTAATcagtcaaaatataattttagaatGATTAAAGTATAATTCTATTATTTTAAGAGAGCTGAAatacctttttttttcatttttgacaAGACTAAAACTCCTGCCTGCCCCGTTTGCATTCATTATCGGTATTCTCTAGTGATGTTAGATATGAAtatgtatttatatttaaaaaatgttTTTTATAATATCCTTGTAtttatataacataaaatataaataaaaaatatgaatattaactTATTGTCCCTTAGATCATTTGGCACCATTATCTTTGCATTATCGTAGAGGACGTGGGTAGGTTGGATGTATCTAAGCGCGTTTTTTTCTTATTTAAAGATTTAAGGGTTATAAGTAGaagtattatataaaaaaatattattattatgctttatttgtatattttatatccCAATCATGTTCAATGTTTCATATTTATCTTATATTTAAAACCCATGATTGAGTTAGTCTCATTAGTCAATCGAACGCCAACTCAATTGAAAAATAGCTAATACATCCTTTTTtgttttacaaaataaaattatattattataagaatatttttatttttatatatttttataaaaagcaATAAAAAAACCCACACCATAAAATTTTTGATATTCTAATAAttcaatattttttatataaaatacttCACTTAGAATTAGTATTATACTTTAatcatataaaatacataaatatattgataatttttcttcttcttcttctaaaaCTTGGACCAACGTTTTTTAAGCACATCATTCGTCTATGCATGGAGCAAGTGTGAAAATAATTGAATACTAATCTAATTATTAcgttaattatatttttttcacattttatcttataATTTCTTTTCTCAAGGTATTTACCGGAACGAACTTGATAATTAATCATCCATATTTTATAAACTCTTTTACCCGAGATAAGAATCAAATCTTCAATCACTGGTTAAAATAAGAGAAATTCTTACATCTTACTTAATtccatgattatatatatataattttaatattacacAATTTGggaacaaaataatttttttttatgtagATAAGAATGTCTGCAATCGTGCATGCAAATTATGAAAACCGACACACACAAAAAAACTGTGGAAGAGTGAAACACGTGAAAACTCATTTCTGTCACTAAAAATTGCATTTTGTCTCAATCAAATCCAAGTGGGTCGCAATTTCCATGTTCGCTTGTTGTCCAAAAGTCTTGGATTTGTTTGAAAAAACAaaacatatttttttaatattaatatcaaatattTGAATTAGAATATTTGGCTCAAACAATAGTGGAATTAATAATGGCATAATCACCATTAATTTGATACAggaaaattttagattttataagTAGATTGAGAGTATGGTAAATATCGTATTTtttatacatttaaaaaaaattattgtatCTTACAAGACACTTGTTGTACCTTAAACCCGTTTGTAGAGTTTAAAACACTCCACAAGCAATGTTTGagataatttttctaaaataattaataaattgtgTAGAAGAGCATTGGATTGTGTTGAGAGGAAGTTAATTCCTTTCGAAGTGTCGTTAGTTTGAGTCGATAAATCCCTCAACGGCTGGTATTATCTCTGGGTTGAGTTGAGGTTTCCTCTTTCCGACTTTATAGAGAGCCTGAGTGCTAGAGGTAGGGTTCACAGAGTAGGAGCACCTTGTTAGATTAGGTTGTGCGCCACGCATGATATGATCTAATCAGGTTGGGAGACAAAATCTCGGCTTGTTGAGAGGTCTGTCGGCTTCGGACAGACGACATTTTGAATGATTCTCAAAAAAGAATCGATTTCCTCTTAAcagattgaatatttatatattggcaaTGGCAACGTCAAAAATGACTGACTCCCTAAagtgataaaattttatttctgcttctttaaaaattctaaaatttataagtTAATACAATGGTAAACTGCAATTTGACTCCctctaaatgataaaatttttgtttaatcTTTTacaattctaaaataataaatttgtaCTTTAACTCCCATAAAAATTAATGAGTTCAATTAGATCTCACCTAAAATAAATTTATGACATCACCCTACTTTTTTATTTATACTAATattgatttttcttaaaatattatgtatgtaaaattatttatgaataaaAAGACTTTGCTTTCACATAACAAACTTGAATGATGGTAAGTTCACCTTCAATCTCTAGAGAGAGAGGAAGGAGAGAATGTGTTGAAAtggaattaattttattttttaaattgattttttgaaaagtaattataaattttgtttttataaatttaaaatccaatcaattaaaaaattcaataaatttgatattttaagaCTTCGAATTTTAcaagtttaaattttgaaaaaaaaagatttttataaagttaaacatgctatttataaaatattttttcaaatttgaatATGTGTTCGAGCGAAGTCAAAAGATGGTTGAAAAGTTAGGTATCTTTGAATTTGAGTTATTTTGAGTTTATATTCAATTTTGTTTCAATTGTTTACTGTTTGATTAATCACACATggatttaaataattttagattCAATCTCGAATACTTTTCGAATCTAAActtgaaaatgaaattgaatccAAAATTATTCAGAATCAAAAgaacatttaaatttaaaattatctaaACCTGAAAATCCAAGCCTAAATAAtttgaattgaaaatagctcCATCCGAATCAATTCAAATCTATTTAAATCATTTAACTATTCatctaaaatttctaaaatatatttaacttttgtaaaataaaacttataaaatataaaaccttaaaagatcaaatttattaataagaaaataaattttattttattttaaatcccAATTTTATATAGAAATATAtatttgagaaataaaaaataacatcaatttagaaaaaaaaaatctttatatGTCTTGTCATGTGGCATCTCAACTTTGCTTCAGACAGCAAGAAAAAAAGTGGAAGCTTGGCGTGTATcaagtgcttaatgtttaaagagaTTATCGAGTCAATATAGAGCTTTCTTGTTTAAGGATTTAAGTTCATAGTACAGCTTTGAAATTTATGAAGATTTGgtaaaaatgatattttaaaaaatgaatttgGATAAAAAAAATTAGACTCAATTAAAGTATGATTTGAGTTTGAGCTTCAACACTTAAGGTTCGAGTCTGAATCGACTTTTTTTATATTgtaatatattatattactttatttttatatatttttaatttatatttaataaaataaatatatgataatataCAATACTTTAatgtaaaacattaaaaatatgttacattatctatatttaaaatttaaataaattatctatACTAATCATTTTCAAACACGAGTGTACTTGGTCAAAATTTGACTTTCATATTTCAAGTTGAATCGGGTTTAGGTAAGCATAGATTGTGTTAATACCATATAATAGTCTAGCTTGAGCTTAGCCCATGAACACTTCTAATAACAAAGTTGAAGCAGTAAGAATTTTGACATCCCAAGTTTGAGTCTCCCACTGTGTAAATTATGTGTGGGTTCTCTtcgaattttattttgatttatatcccACTACATGTAAGCTTTGTCTATATATATTCTGATTTTTAATCTAATTATGTTTTGTCTAATGTCAAACTTCTAACAATTTAGAGGGCTTCAAAGCATAGAAAGGAATGATCAAAATGTGTTGTTATGGGTGAAAAGAACACCAACATCCTTCTTTCGAAATGGGAGGACGGAGATGGAGCAACTTGTAAATGGCCATGTTATTGATGGTGGATTTAGCAATGACAAAGTTCAAGACAGGGAGAACTTGCTACACGATATGGAATTATATTCATTCTCATTACTATAGTTAGATTTGTTGGAAAAAATctgatttgaaaattattttcttgcacaacaaaaaataaaaattttgaaagtagacccggtttgtgatatttataacaataaaccctAGATCGAACTTGCACCTGTGTTTTTGAATAGACGAATCCTTGTCATTCTCGGCTTTCAACTAAACGATCTTCACTGCTATTCTCAAACCACAAACTGCTTCAAATGTGGGCTTGAACTATTCGAATCAAACACAGAATTAgaaatagttttcttttctttaatgtgAAAACGTAAATTCTTTTCTCAAATAGAAACTGGCAGAATCATTATTCtggaaaatatatttattttagagAATAAAAATCTCTCTATTTTTTGGCAGAATAACGATATCTGAAAGTTGTATTAATAGCCCTACCAGTGTCATATATTTATAGGGAAAGAAGGTAGAAACCAAAATGAACTCCTAGTCTAACTAGGATGTAAGGGGCAGAAACCCTAGTTAATAATACTAGGGTTTGTTGTCTCACCTTATAACATAAGGGGCATTTGGGCCTCTTTCATATcgggtccaattacaagtacttttCGGGTTTTTAacccaatactttataatttgGTCAAACCTaatatttgtttttctatttcctaaaaataaacttcaatatatttccaattaaataattttctcaacccaattctaattccgtTAAAATCATGACTTTACTGTAAAAAAgtatatgagaaaatatatttaatattttcgcATTCAACTGTTAGCTAtgaccaaatgattttttttttatttttgaagttcatttaattcaagaaacatgaaatcatttttcaagtcattttcattttcattttggagaaagccacattcatttccaaatgattttatttctccattttcattttcattttagagaaaccataatcatttccaaatgtttcatatttcttcatttctattcatttatggtttcaacaaGCTAGTGAATGAActgattggacatatataattaaggctcaaataatttataataagattcaattttcttctattaattataaactcaattagtcacgaagtcattccactatagtatcataactgagctctccctaatagcataccattacgaaagtaaCTCGATCAGTGTTCGTCCAATGACATTGTCATAAGTGTAACAGCtaaatttttcagtggtgtcggaaacagtgattcgagatcactaaatccgacgagtaagtttagaaattttaacaaataataattataggccaagcgcaaacttaaaagaattatttttaattagtaaattttgcgattttaaaagaattaatcaggtaaatttggttgaaaacgaggtatcgagacctcgaatttataaatcaagccataaatatttttataaatatttatggagtgttattaagttagtattaaagtttcgttagaaaattttaacgtttggttagtcaattaattaaaaaggactaaattgaaaatagtgcaaaatttattaaattgtgattaaatagtttaagtgattaaaaaggagggatttaaaagggaattggacccaaattgtatgggctggacggttgggcaagaaaatcagcaaaaaagacaaggaggaacaagggcaaaatgggaaattttgcaaattaaacatataaaacaagacaaatttgaaaaatctagagatatcatcatttttcttcagaaaaaacgccatgggaggtctgaaagctgctagtttttcatactttgacatatgtgaattcaattcttacccttttctttgagatttttaagtttttgtgacttttacaattaggtccaagtgtttaattcattagtttttgattttatgaacaaaattaaaagctatcattgataagtgttagttgtttattatgaaataaaatgaattttaagctttgattttgttgtttgatgattttatcaagtaatttcaatagaaattaattttaggacctaattgtgaaaaagttgtgaattaaggttgtgttaaaattctgattttcaaagATTGTGTAATATTTTAGAATGATggtataaaatgttaattgagaaaaactagcttaatagatgggctaattgagcaaggactgaattgtatgacctttgaaatttagaggaaaaatggtaataaacatcttgaactaaaacaatattggacagcagaagtagactaactttaaaaaatcaccataaattgtataaatagaattaaaagatgaataaaatatgaaattaaagcttattgagtctagtttttcatagaagaaacggtgtaaggaATGGATttataaattatgagatataatgaattttgtgagataatgttagaatgaattcgggttcccctgttttgaatttggaaaatcaccaaaaattggagaaacttaattagagtctcaaatttatatgcttagaatccttaatgagtctattttcaatagaaatcaatgggaacattatccgagttttgtacagtgatataattaatttttagtgaagagaggtcaaaactgttggatagtgaaacaggggaagattaaatgaataaactgtactaattggctaaaccaaaaattattaaaattttatagtgGAATTATATGTgcgtctagttttagggaaaatttaccgatcttaattttgagctctgtatctcgaattataaataattgagtgactatgactcgtgtgaacagattgatgtgagcattaataagaaaattgtgaaatcgtacttacaagaatgttttatacattaaggatgtggaatggagaggaggaggaggaaaaatatatatgaatattcagttagcatggctaatttgcatgttttaagctcatggactaaattgaataaaagtaaaactttagggggcaattttgtaaaaatgtcaaaaatgactaaattgaagggaataaattgttttattatctaaattaataaattgaatgaaattatcaatttaagattgggtgaaatttgggaaaatggtaaattaccaatatgcccctaaatcttggtatttctgcaatttagttaggtaggttcggataccctgaatgagcatgtaaatatgaaaatttaagtattgtatcgtattttatatgatattttgaattgaatatatgaaaaggatgttacatgaaacatgaaaatgaatactaaataatataaattaattgaaattattctgaaaatttcggtaatgcctcgtatcctatcccggtctcaggtactggtatggggtattacaataAGTTTGTTACCCTCATAAGTATCCTTAATCCATTTAGGGTAATATTCgttctcctaatatgatcctattttatctcacggTAATCATTATATTTTCCTATATGAAAAgttaattactatcaaatagtaatccaATCATCCATTACAAAGACGAACGGCTCGTGGCcacatttatttttcattaaccATATAATGCCAATtaaatatcatttacccatgtcttgggCTGTAAATTCTACtgttgtgaatgacgctacatactacAAAAGTCATACACCTAACGTGTAACGACCCGTTTtcggtgaaatcagaacagtggtttcgggaccataaatccgaggtcataaaatttattttaatattattttatggtctatagcatgttagaattatggtataaaaatatcgttaagaaattttatcgtttgtataCTCAATTTGTGAAATacgactaaatcgcataaaatacaaaagttgtgttctattagctaaaaatgtcaaatagctatagaaatt encodes:
- the LOC108475370 gene encoding galactolipase DONGLE, chloroplastic-like, with amino-acid sequence MASKALMKPTLNFKHGTLKNNEAQVQLHSFGQVCFPGKNGFSSSRKSAVVSVVTTKTASPATVVAVPVKTGSTVLLSQKWREIQGLNNWESLVEPLHPLLRNEIIRYGEFVAACYKAFDLDSNSKRYLNCKYGKKNMLKEVGMDDSGYEVTKYIYATPDVNIPIQNDAAPGRWIGYVAVSSDEVTKQLGRRDMLVTFRGTVTNHEWVANFMSSLTPARLDPLHDRPDVKVESGFLSLYTSEEAETKFGLESCRQQLLSEVSRLINKYKGEELSITLAGHSMGSALALLLAYDISELGLNKADDHRKIPVTVFSFGGPRVGNLSFKQRCEQLGVKVLRIVNVNDPITKLPGVLFNENFRGFIGGSRYEFPWFACSCYVHVGVELVLDFFNVQNPSCVHDLETYINLLKWPQRLGIQKEGFDWMNKARDLLTSAQSLNINLMLWKDVAINMVNMVQSQRT